In Stieleria varia, one genomic interval encodes:
- a CDS encoding efflux RND transporter permease subunit: protein MSEQASHAAMGDWSTLFYRNTRAMFLVLGMVAVSGLTSLSLLPRMEDPVIGQRAGLVATRMPGADAQRIEVLVTEPLEERLQEVEQIKKITSDSRPGISTISIELREEVMETDEVWSDVRAKINDAIADLPPEAARPVFDEIDVRAYALITAICWQDGTPPNWTILRRLAKQLEDDLRAIPGTEIVDRFADPGEEITVELDPDQAARLALSAADVARAMNASDAKNSAGLLHAGDNDVVIELANQFLMADRIGETLIRSGRDGEMVRLSDVATVRRGTPDPLPRMAIVDSMPAVSLGVLVRPGERIDLWRPKVQETLDDFAAQLPAGVTLDIPLDQSHYVEQRLSSLAVNLVLGATAVVFVVLLLMGWRNAIVVALSLPLSALTVLFGLRVLEIPIHQMSVTGMIIAMGLLIDNAIVAVDEVTVGIRKGKSRIDAVRDMVNHLALPLAGSTATTALAFAPIAMMPGNAGEFVGSISVSVILAISASLFFALTIIPVVAARFTPLPDDEFTRQRKGALQRIWQSGVSSRRMTRVYKSTLQWLLVKPYRAIVLGLVLPVMGFAVASQLPEQFFPPADRNQFHIQLELPVDASITATAETAERISQMVSDAGAVKISWYFGESAPMFYYNVINNRRGVPSFANAIVQMKSAEGIGETLRTLQKRADELVSDGRVLFRQLEQGPPFDAPIEIRLFGPDLDRLAEIGDEVRLALASAPDVIHTKSPLNETLPTITFDVREADARLAGLQPSDVSSQLYDLLEGVRAGSILEDTEQIPVVVRVGNQRRSKVQAIHSLQLQAAGRQLPIESVADVSLQSEIAVIPRLNRRRMNLISGFITAGTLPSVSLAEFERRLEQRGFELPNGYTMEYGGEASQRNDAVGNLMANVGVLAVMMVAVLVLSFGSFRLAGMILVVAACSGGLGMLALWIGGYPFGFMAIIGIMGLIGVAINDSIVVLAALQQRSSEQVMTLSTVIDTITDCTRHVIATTLTTIAGFTPLIIDGGQFWPPLAFAIAGGVSGATLLALAFVPAVYRSLGNGIRQNSPAALESTPRHHDAYVMQVKAVPATK, encoded by the coding sequence ATGAGTGAGCAAGCCTCCCACGCCGCAATGGGTGATTGGTCGACGCTGTTCTATCGAAACACGCGCGCCATGTTCTTGGTTTTGGGGATGGTCGCCGTCAGTGGTTTGACGTCGCTCTCCCTGCTGCCACGAATGGAAGACCCGGTGATCGGACAACGTGCCGGGCTGGTTGCCACGCGGATGCCGGGTGCCGATGCACAACGAATCGAGGTGCTGGTCACCGAGCCGCTGGAAGAACGGCTGCAGGAAGTCGAGCAGATCAAAAAGATCACCAGCGACAGCCGGCCAGGAATCAGCACGATCAGCATCGAGCTTCGCGAGGAGGTGATGGAGACGGATGAAGTGTGGAGTGATGTTCGTGCCAAAATCAACGATGCGATCGCCGACCTGCCCCCGGAAGCTGCCCGGCCGGTGTTCGACGAAATCGATGTTCGTGCTTATGCCCTGATCACCGCAATCTGTTGGCAAGATGGGACGCCGCCCAACTGGACGATCCTGAGACGTCTGGCCAAACAACTCGAAGACGACTTGAGAGCGATTCCTGGCACTGAAATCGTCGATCGGTTCGCCGATCCGGGCGAAGAAATCACGGTCGAGCTGGATCCCGATCAAGCCGCCCGCTTGGCACTCTCGGCAGCCGATGTGGCACGAGCGATGAACGCGTCCGACGCAAAGAACTCCGCGGGTCTATTGCATGCGGGTGACAACGACGTCGTGATCGAATTGGCAAACCAATTTTTGATGGCCGATCGGATCGGTGAAACTTTGATTCGATCAGGACGCGATGGCGAGATGGTTCGTCTCAGCGACGTCGCGACCGTTCGCAGGGGGACTCCCGATCCGCTGCCACGCATGGCGATCGTGGACTCAATGCCCGCGGTCAGCCTTGGCGTGTTGGTACGACCGGGCGAACGGATTGATCTTTGGCGACCCAAGGTTCAAGAGACGCTCGACGACTTTGCCGCACAGTTGCCCGCCGGTGTCACGCTCGACATTCCGCTGGACCAAAGTCACTATGTCGAGCAACGTTTGTCCTCGTTGGCCGTGAACTTGGTTCTCGGGGCGACCGCGGTCGTGTTCGTCGTGCTGTTGTTGATGGGCTGGCGAAATGCAATCGTGGTGGCTCTTTCGTTGCCGCTCTCGGCGCTCACCGTGTTGTTCGGTTTGCGTGTTTTGGAGATTCCCATTCATCAGATGTCGGTGACCGGGATGATCATCGCGATGGGGCTATTGATCGACAACGCCATCGTAGCGGTCGACGAAGTCACGGTGGGGATCCGCAAGGGCAAGTCACGGATCGATGCCGTTCGTGACATGGTAAACCACCTCGCACTGCCGCTGGCCGGATCGACCGCGACCACGGCGCTCGCGTTCGCCCCGATCGCGATGATGCCGGGCAACGCAGGCGAGTTTGTCGGTTCGATCAGTGTCAGTGTGATCTTGGCGATCAGTGCATCCCTGTTCTTCGCGCTGACCATCATCCCGGTGGTGGCGGCCAGGTTCACTCCGCTGCCGGACGACGAATTCACGCGACAACGCAAGGGTGCTCTGCAGCGAATTTGGCAATCTGGCGTTTCCAGCCGACGGATGACTCGCGTCTACAAGTCGACTTTGCAGTGGTTGTTGGTCAAACCCTACCGAGCCATCGTGCTGGGTTTGGTCTTGCCCGTGATGGGATTCGCTGTCGCATCTCAGTTGCCTGAGCAGTTCTTTCCGCCGGCGGACCGCAATCAGTTTCACATTCAGTTGGAACTGCCCGTCGATGCATCGATCACAGCCACGGCGGAAACGGCTGAGCGAATTTCTCAAATGGTCTCGGACGCCGGTGCGGTGAAGATCAGTTGGTACTTCGGCGAGAGCGCGCCGATGTTCTATTACAACGTGATCAACAACCGCCGAGGCGTGCCCAGCTTTGCCAACGCAATCGTGCAAATGAAGTCAGCCGAAGGCATCGGTGAAACACTTCGTACTCTGCAGAAACGAGCCGATGAGTTGGTTTCGGATGGGCGAGTGCTGTTTCGGCAACTCGAACAAGGCCCACCGTTCGACGCGCCGATCGAGATCCGTTTGTTCGGTCCTGACTTGGATCGATTGGCCGAGATAGGCGACGAAGTCCGACTGGCGCTCGCATCGGCACCCGATGTCATTCACACCAAATCACCGCTGAATGAGACCCTGCCGACGATCACGTTCGACGTGCGTGAAGCCGATGCGCGGTTGGCGGGATTGCAACCGTCCGATGTGTCGAGCCAGCTATACGATCTGTTGGAAGGCGTTCGCGCGGGCAGCATTTTGGAGGACACGGAGCAGATCCCCGTCGTCGTCCGGGTGGGCAACCAGCGGCGATCCAAAGTCCAGGCGATCCATTCGCTGCAACTCCAGGCCGCTGGTCGGCAACTGCCGATCGAAAGCGTTGCCGATGTGAGTTTGCAAAGCGAGATTGCGGTGATCCCTCGTTTGAATCGTCGACGAATGAATCTGATCTCCGGTTTCATCACCGCGGGCACTTTGCCGTCGGTATCGCTGGCGGAGTTTGAGCGAAGACTGGAGCAGCGTGGATTTGAATTGCCGAACGGTTACACGATGGAGTACGGCGGGGAAGCTTCTCAGCGGAACGACGCGGTTGGCAATTTGATGGCGAACGTCGGCGTGTTGGCCGTGATGATGGTCGCGGTGTTGGTGCTTTCCTTCGGCTCATTTCGCCTGGCCGGAATGATCCTGGTCGTCGCCGCGTGCAGTGGAGGATTGGGGATGTTGGCGTTATGGATCGGCGGATACCCATTCGGCTTCATGGCGATCATCGGCATCATGGGACTGATCGGCGTTGCGATCAACGATTCGATCGTCGTACTGGCGGCATTGCAACAACGTTCCAGCGAACAAGTCATGACGTTGTCAACGGTGATCGACACCATCACCGATTGCACTCGTCACGTGATCGCCACGACGTTGACCACGATCGCCGGATTCACACCACTGATCATCGACGGAGGCCAATTCTGGCCGCCCCTCGCATTCGCCATCGCCGGCGGCGTCAGCGGCGCCACGCTGCTCGCTTTGGCCTTCGTTCCTGCCGTCTACCGGTCTCTGGGTAATGGGATTCGCCAGAATTCCCCCGCCGCACTCGAATCGACGCCCCGTCATCATGACGCTTACGTCATGCAGGTCAAAGCTGTTCCAGCAACAAAATAA
- a CDS encoding efflux RND transporter periplasmic adaptor subunit — MSTAHSAPAHQRSRTITWRRGMAATGLLTVGLMIAVGYAIYQAGSDDGDAITDSNSARVNAPPLAVSIVRAGQLDPPVLGQSYAGLLIARRESELSFERGGRLVMIDCDEGDVVSAGQALAELDQENLNAAEARIRAELAAAESLLTEYINGPRKQDLAVARARVDELTSRVQLSKVEADRQKQLAARQATSRSELDAAVFGLQADEHGLIAAQANLEQLDEGTRKERIDAQRATVDAVRAGLAEISAQRGDSQIVAPYRGTIQSRRVDEGTVVSANTPVLSLVSLEIEAQFGVPPEIANKLRPDDVVTVRVGQVQRAAWVDRMSPSVDRETRTRTVFVRFRQASDEWASEEWASDAEASADDDVSREENQSDRVYETLTSQGWIAGTTAHLEIPNMVLAQTSDDKFWLPVSALSRGTRGLWATLVIPGDDGSGVCEKRAVEVLKTDGTFALVQGMLRADDRVISDGLHRLTAGMLVQPAESIATSPVRLRDE; from the coding sequence ATGAGTACTGCACATTCGGCGCCTGCCCATCAACGATCACGGACGATCACTTGGCGACGCGGCATGGCCGCTACCGGTTTGCTGACGGTCGGTCTGATGATCGCGGTGGGCTACGCGATTTACCAAGCCGGTTCCGATGACGGAGATGCAATCACCGATTCGAACTCGGCACGTGTCAATGCGCCACCGCTGGCGGTCTCCATCGTGCGGGCAGGCCAACTCGATCCGCCAGTTCTGGGGCAGTCCTACGCTGGGCTGTTGATCGCGCGCCGCGAAAGCGAACTGAGTTTTGAGCGGGGCGGCCGCTTGGTCATGATCGACTGCGATGAAGGCGATGTGGTCAGTGCAGGGCAAGCGTTGGCGGAACTGGATCAGGAGAATTTGAACGCCGCCGAAGCGAGGATCCGGGCGGAGCTCGCTGCCGCAGAGTCCTTGTTGACGGAGTACATCAACGGCCCACGGAAGCAAGATCTCGCTGTGGCACGAGCCAGGGTCGACGAGTTGACTTCGCGGGTCCAATTGTCAAAGGTCGAGGCGGATCGCCAAAAACAATTGGCCGCCCGACAAGCGACCAGTCGCAGCGAACTGGACGCGGCGGTCTTTGGGCTCCAGGCGGATGAGCATGGTTTGATCGCCGCCCAAGCCAACCTGGAACAGCTCGACGAAGGAACTCGGAAAGAACGAATCGATGCCCAGCGTGCCACCGTCGATGCGGTTCGTGCGGGATTGGCTGAGATCTCAGCGCAACGAGGCGATTCACAGATCGTTGCTCCCTACCGAGGCACCATCCAATCACGCAGGGTCGACGAGGGAACCGTTGTCAGTGCGAATACCCCCGTACTGAGCTTGGTCAGTCTTGAGATCGAAGCCCAATTCGGGGTGCCGCCCGAGATCGCCAACAAGCTGCGTCCCGACGATGTTGTGACCGTTCGAGTCGGACAAGTGCAACGGGCCGCCTGGGTGGATCGCATGTCGCCATCGGTCGACCGAGAAACGCGGACACGAACGGTCTTCGTTCGGTTTCGTCAAGCATCCGACGAATGGGCATCCGAGGAATGGGCATCCGATGCTGAGGCATCCGCCGATGATGACGTCTCCCGGGAGGAAAACCAATCGGACCGTGTTTACGAAACACTGACAAGCCAAGGATGGATTGCGGGCACAACAGCACACCTTGAGATTCCCAACATGGTTTTAGCGCAAACCAGTGACGACAAATTTTGGTTGCCGGTGTCGGCCCTCTCTCGTGGCACCCGAGGACTCTGGGCGACGTTGGTCATCCCCGGCGACGATGGTAGCGGTGTCTGCGAGAAACGGGCTGTAGAAGTCCTGAAGACGGACGGCACGTTCGCGCTCGTTCAAGGCATGCTGCGAGCGGATGATCGTGTGATCTCCGATGGACTCCATCGGCTCACTGCCGGAATGTTGGTTCAGCCGGCAGAATCCATTGCCACTTCGCCGGTGAGACTTCGCGATGAGTGA
- a CDS encoding TetR/AcrR family transcriptional regulator has product MSTLTPKQAEIQSREARILELARPMVAQEGLAGLSMDAIAKEMAYAKGTIYNHFSCKEEILLALAIKANEKRLRLFEVAIERQPNARQKIAAIGVACEDFRVRFGDLFDIDCMVRHVAVWEKASDQRKQMMATCEQRCMAMVSQVGREALESGDLVLPRERGIEDVVFGLWSLTYGGMIIDATSPGLDQIGIRDTYAAIRRNCHALMDGYQWQPLYDAQADRKLVRNVRASLKRNVTLALDAQPIDESVTTPSKRPAGGSQ; this is encoded by the coding sequence ATGTCGACGCTCACCCCCAAACAAGCCGAGATCCAGTCACGGGAGGCGCGCATTCTGGAGTTGGCTCGCCCGATGGTGGCGCAAGAGGGGCTCGCCGGACTGAGTATGGACGCGATCGCAAAAGAAATGGCTTATGCCAAGGGCACCATCTACAACCACTTTTCCTGCAAAGAAGAAATCCTGTTGGCTTTGGCAATCAAGGCCAACGAGAAGCGATTGCGGCTCTTTGAAGTCGCCATCGAGCGGCAGCCCAATGCTCGACAAAAGATCGCAGCGATCGGCGTGGCCTGTGAAGATTTCCGGGTTCGCTTCGGTGACCTTTTTGACATCGACTGCATGGTCCGTCACGTCGCCGTTTGGGAAAAGGCGTCCGATCAACGCAAGCAGATGATGGCGACTTGCGAACAACGTTGCATGGCAATGGTTTCTCAAGTCGGACGTGAAGCCCTGGAGTCGGGCGATTTGGTGCTGCCGCGAGAACGTGGCATCGAAGATGTCGTGTTCGGCCTCTGGTCGCTCACCTACGGTGGGATGATCATCGACGCCACCAGCCCAGGGTTGGATCAGATCGGCATCCGCGACACGTACGCGGCGATCCGACGCAACTGTCATGCATTGATGGACGGCTACCAATGGCAACCGCTCTACGATGCCCAGGCGGATCGAAAATTGGTGCGTAACGTCCGCGCTAGCCTGAAACGTAATGTAACACTGGCTCTCGATGCTCAGCCAATCGATGAGTCGGTCACTACCCCGTCAAAGCGTCCAGCCGGAGGCTCGCAATGA